From one Chanodichthys erythropterus isolate Z2021 chromosome 3, ASM2448905v1, whole genome shotgun sequence genomic stretch:
- the LOC137005407 gene encoding tripartite motif-containing protein 16-like protein gives MKIRQRIQQRQKDLQQLREAVESHKRSAQTAVEDSERIFTELIRSIERSRSEATQRIRDQEKTAVSRAEGRLERLEQEINDLRRRDAELEQLSHTQDHIHFLQSFQSLSAPPESTDVNDDPFSSLSSFDGVRESVRQLRDKLEDFCKEELKKISDRVTFTNMNPKTRNDFLQYSHRITLDLNTVNEHLRLSERNTVITNTYPERQSYPDHPDRFDEYPQVLCRESVCDRRCYWEIECSEYVFISVSYKSISRKGRGDECQFGFNDQSWSLSCSPDSYLFWHNNIEAELPVKPIISRTVNEENHYRVGVYVDHSAGTLSFYSVSGDTMILIHTVQTTFTQPLYPGIYVDYYGSVKLC, from the exons ATGAAGATCCGTCAGAGGATCCAGCAGAGACAGAAAGATCTTCAGCAGCTGAGAGAGGCTGTGGAGTCTCATAAG CGCTCTGCACAGACAGCAGTGGAGGACAGTGAGAGGATCTTCACTGAGCTCATCCGCTCCATCGAGAGAAGCCGCTCTGAGGCCACACAGCggatcagagatcaggaaaagactgcagtgagtcgagctgaaggacgactggagcgactggagcaggagatcaatgatctgaggaggagagacgctgagctggagcagctttcacacacacaggatcACATCCATTTCCTGCAG AGTTTCCAGTCTCTCTCAGCTCCTCCTGAATCTACAGACGTAAATGATGATcccttcagttctctctcctctttTGATGGCGTGAGAGAATCTGTCCGTCAGCTGAGAGACAAACTGGAGGATTTCTGCAAAGAGGAGCTGAAGAAGATCTCTGACAGAG TCACATTCACCAACATGAATCCCAAGACCAGGAACGACTTCCTACAGT attcccatcggatcactctggatctgaacacagtgAATGAACACCTCCGTCTGTCTGAGAGGAACACAGTGATTACTAACACTTACCCAGAGCGTCAgtcgtatcctgatcatccagacagatttgatgaGTATCctcaggtgttgtgtagagagagtgtgtgtgatcgacgctgttactgggagattgagtgcagtgaatatgtgtttatatcagtgtcatataagagcatcagcaggaagggaCGGGGTGATGAGTGTCAGTTTGGATttaatgatcagtcctggagtttgaGCTGCTCTCCCGACAGTTACTTATTCTGGCACAATAACATAGAGGCTGAACTCCCTGTAAAGCCCATCATCAGCAGAACAGTGAATGAGGAGAATCACTATAgagtaggagtgtatgtggatcacagtgcaggaactctgtccttctacagcgtctctggagacacaatgatcctcatccacacagtccagaccacattcactcaaccaCTCTATCCTGGGATTTATGTTGATTATTATGGATCAGTGAAACTGTGTTGA